A genome region from Pseudomonas sp. N3-W includes the following:
- a CDS encoding T6SS immunity protein Tli4 family protein: MRQLILFFSCLVLGYLAGCAAFKQPSEQEKRNVSEMTSNMRTWALGRGLIDLPANWTGGGDVKLYYGLGADHSSVEVRVLGEGVTQERFDAALNERARRIAAVKNYNQGNAPMLVSAKIADAQHKLLQYYESTELPDWFVHESHLLIDDVYVLLRADSHNGNIAPVEARLLKLSKEIFKVTAPQNAGAGFALGPIVIRSHHDQEIATFNFRPPASDVSLEVYVNALSPGESERLLARTKETTRIFLADDYDSLRAGTTSIANMRAEELLVGFSDDTHRQLLFLAENYREARLLSSPFMSFSLSAGGVKSRPKNPDVEVDLVRWTLPEFANKGYDLPLWQQPAAPEPVNPSLTDYEAMAVWDAILKSVRIRYGAVAPKPDPWFNPRGPSPEEAAESKRILDEFIASFEKPKSGLGEEG; encoded by the coding sequence ATGCGTCAGCTGATTCTTTTTTTTTCATGTTTGGTGCTGGGTTATCTCGCCGGATGTGCGGCCTTCAAACAACCCAGCGAACAGGAGAAACGTAACGTGAGTGAAATGACAAGCAACATGCGCACCTGGGCGCTGGGCCGTGGTCTGATTGATCTACCCGCCAACTGGACGGGGGGCGGGGATGTGAAGCTGTACTACGGGTTGGGCGCCGATCATTCATCGGTAGAGGTGCGTGTATTGGGGGAAGGCGTGACACAAGAGCGGTTTGATGCCGCGTTGAATGAGCGGGCGCGTCGAATTGCAGCGGTCAAAAATTATAATCAGGGTAATGCCCCGATGTTGGTGTCGGCGAAAATAGCAGATGCGCAACATAAATTACTACAGTACTACGAGAGCACTGAGCTCCCTGACTGGTTCGTCCATGAGTCTCATCTGCTGATTGATGATGTTTATGTTTTGCTTCGTGCTGATTCTCATAACGGCAATATCGCTCCTGTTGAGGCGCGACTGCTAAAGCTGTCCAAGGAAATCTTCAAAGTTACTGCGCCACAGAACGCAGGAGCAGGCTTCGCCTTGGGCCCCATCGTGATCCGAAGCCATCACGATCAGGAAATCGCGACATTTAATTTTCGGCCACCTGCTTCGGATGTATCGCTGGAGGTCTACGTCAATGCGCTTTCGCCAGGAGAGAGTGAGCGCTTGCTAGCCCGCACCAAAGAAACAACCAGGATTTTTCTTGCCGACGATTACGACAGCTTGCGAGCAGGCACTACGAGTATTGCGAATATGCGAGCCGAGGAGCTTTTGGTTGGCTTCAGTGATGATACCCATCGTCAACTGCTATTCCTCGCCGAGAACTACCGTGAAGCGCGCTTATTAAGTAGCCCCTTCATGAGTTTCAGCCTGTCAGCAGGGGGGGTTAAAAGTAGGCCAAAGAACCCTGATGTTGAAGTCGATCTTGTCCGTTGGACATTGCCGGAGTTCGCCAACAAAGGCTACGACCTGCCGCTCTGGCAACAACCTGCCGCGCCAGAACCCGTCAACCCCTCACTCACCGACTACGAAGCCATGGCCGTCTGGGACGCGATCCTCAAGTCCGTGCGCATCCGCTACGGCGCGGTCGCGCCCAAGCCGGATCCTTGGTTCAACCCCCGCGGGCCCAGCCCCGAAGAAGCTGCCGAAAGCAAACGTATCCTCGATGAGTTCATCGCCAGTTTCGAGAAGCCCAAATCGGGGCTGGGGGAGGAGGGTTAA
- a CDS encoding type VI secretion system Vgr family protein, whose translation MPRQSDLRFTFEPLKGDAFEVVSFTLEEGLSQPFKLELELTSHNAAIDFSRVLDLAGLFTLWRHETPVRYVHGLVSLFTQGDTGFRRTRYTAVVEPTLARFRLRSNWRIFQAQTVPDIISSVLAEQKLTDIRSENCFDHQPREYCVQAGETDLDFITRLAAEEGLLYTFEHRADGHTLVLTDRVGGLGTIGTHTDCPVIYQPMASGDATEPALNRFHYTEQVRTAVQVQRDYTFTHPRYNQQHTATGDQDLNNQHKDYERYDYPGRYKRDIAGKPFTKTRLAALRNDAKLAHVEGDDERLQPGLAFDLNDHPREDFNDRWRTIAIKHEGKQHTSLQEESFGSGLGTSYEMKASAIRWTSDWKAPLRDKPCIDGPQIATVVGPSGEEIYCDEWGRVKVQFPWDRADKNNDQSSCWIRVAQGWAGATWGAMAVPRVNQELIISFLDGDPDQPIATGRTYRETNLPPYELPKLNAVATTKSREFKGTRANELRIDDTTAQISAALMSDHEHSALHLGYLTHPRHFGGGRPRGEGFELRTDGHGALRAAKGLLLTAETQLKAGAGQLERQQVIEVLQAALTLAKQLGTSAESAQGIAQDSQPQKSLTEAVNALGHGANDQANGTGNGAQPIIALSGPGGIAAATSRSIVMGAGEHIDSVAQQNQQLTAGKKVVINAGDEIGLFAQGGDMRHIAHNGQLLLQAQHNSIHVQADQSVEISASQQHVLVAADKHITLLCGGAYIKMQGGNIELGMPGDFTVKAANKYFVDPSHAAAQLNSWPSTSFNERFQTFFTNGQPIRNRAYALVRKDGARFEGRTDGDGFVTLQQGMTLEGLVLEWLDNGEPA comes from the coding sequence ATGCCCCGCCAAAGCGACCTGCGTTTCACCTTTGAGCCCTTGAAGGGCGATGCATTCGAAGTGGTCTCATTCACCCTTGAAGAAGGCCTGTCCCAGCCCTTCAAGCTCGAACTGGAGCTGACCAGCCACAACGCCGCTATCGACTTCAGTCGGGTGCTCGATCTGGCGGGGCTGTTCACCCTCTGGCGTCACGAGACTCCGGTACGTTACGTCCACGGCCTGGTCAGCCTGTTCACCCAGGGCGACACCGGCTTTCGCCGCACCCGCTACACCGCCGTGGTCGAGCCCACATTGGCGCGCTTCCGGCTGCGCTCCAACTGGCGCATCTTCCAGGCCCAAACCGTGCCCGACATCATCAGCAGCGTACTGGCCGAGCAAAAGCTGACCGACATCCGCAGCGAGAACTGCTTCGATCACCAACCCCGCGAGTATTGCGTGCAGGCCGGTGAGACCGACCTCGACTTCATCACCCGCCTCGCCGCCGAAGAAGGCCTGCTCTACACCTTCGAGCACCGCGCCGATGGCCACACCCTGGTCCTCACCGACCGCGTCGGCGGCTTGGGCACCATCGGCACGCACACAGATTGCCCGGTAATCTACCAGCCGATGGCCAGTGGCGATGCAACGGAGCCAGCGTTGAACCGGTTCCACTACACCGAACAAGTACGCACCGCCGTGCAGGTGCAGCGCGACTACACCTTTACCCATCCGCGCTACAACCAGCAGCACACCGCCACCGGCGACCAGGACCTGAACAACCAGCACAAGGACTACGAACGCTACGACTACCCCGGCCGCTACAAGCGCGACATTGCCGGTAAGCCCTTTACCAAGACCCGCCTGGCCGCGCTGCGCAACGATGCCAAGCTGGCCCATGTGGAAGGCGACGATGAGCGCCTGCAACCGGGGCTGGCGTTCGACCTCAACGATCACCCACGTGAGGACTTCAATGATCGCTGGCGCACCATCGCCATCAAGCACGAAGGCAAACAGCACACCAGCTTGCAGGAAGAATCGTTCGGCAGCGGCCTCGGCACATCTTATGAAATGAAGGCCAGCGCCATCCGCTGGACCTCGGATTGGAAAGCCCCACTGCGCGACAAACCCTGCATCGACGGCCCGCAGATCGCCACGGTGGTCGGCCCGTCGGGGGAAGAGATTTATTGCGATGAATGGGGCCGGGTCAAGGTGCAGTTCCCCTGGGATCGTGCTGATAAAAACAACGATCAGAGTTCGTGCTGGATTCGTGTGGCTCAGGGCTGGGCCGGTGCGACCTGGGGTGCCATGGCCGTACCGCGTGTGAATCAGGAACTGATTATCAGTTTTTTGGATGGCGATCCTGACCAGCCTATCGCCACGGGGCGGACCTACCGCGAGACCAATCTGCCGCCCTACGAACTGCCCAAGCTCAACGCCGTGGCAACGACCAAAAGCCGTGAGTTCAAGGGAACACGGGCCAACGAGTTGCGCATCGACGACACCACCGCGCAAATCAGCGCGGCGTTAATGAGTGATCACGAGCACAGCGCGCTGCATCTGGGCTACCTCACTCATCCACGCCACTTTGGAGGTGGCCGGCCAAGAGGCGAAGGTTTTGAGTTGCGCACCGATGGTCACGGCGCGTTGCGGGCAGCAAAAGGTTTATTGCTGACCGCTGAAACTCAACTGAAGGCCGGTGCGGGTCAGCTGGAGCGCCAGCAGGTGATCGAGGTGTTGCAAGCTGCGCTGACATTGGCCAAACAGCTGGGGACATCTGCCGAAAGCGCCCAAGGAATTGCTCAGGATTCGCAGCCGCAAAAATCCCTGACCGAGGCAGTGAATGCACTGGGCCATGGTGCCAATGATCAAGCCAACGGCACCGGCAATGGCGCGCAACCCATCATCGCGTTAAGTGGGCCTGGCGGCATCGCTGCCGCGACGTCCCGCAGCATCGTCATGGGCGCCGGCGAGCACATCGACAGCGTCGCCCAACAGAACCAGCAACTCACCGCCGGCAAAAAAGTGGTGATCAATGCGGGCGACGAAATCGGCTTGTTCGCCCAGGGTGGCGACATGCGCCATATCGCCCACAACGGCCAACTGCTGTTGCAGGCCCAGCACAACAGCATCCATGTGCAAGCGGATCAAAGTGTGGAAATCAGCGCCAGTCAGCAACACGTGCTGGTGGCGGCGGATAAGCACATAACCCTGCTGTGCGGCGGGGCTTATATCAAGATGCAGGGCGGCAATATCGAACTGGGCATGCCAGGCGATTTCACGGTGAAAGCCGCGAACAAATACTTCGTTGATCCAAGCCATGCCGCAGCGCAACTCAATAGCTGGCCCAGCACCTCGTTCAACGAACGCTTTCAGACTTTTTTCACCAACGGCCAACCCATTCGCAACCGTGCCTACGCCCTGGTGCGCAAAGACGGCGCGCGTTTCGAAGGCCGTACCGATGGTGATGGCTTCGTCACCCTGCAACAGGGCATGACGCTGGAAGGGCTTGTACTGGAATGGCTTGATAATGGAGAGCCCGCATGA
- a CDS encoding T6SS immunity protein Tli4 family protein, protein MSTRRLTVIFACMVLGFLTACTSFKQPSEQEKNNVSEMTTHMRTWALGRGLIDLPANWTGGGDAKLYYGLGADHSSVEVRVLGEGVTQARFDAALNERAHRIAAIKNDEMNDIPMLVSARRETPQSVMLQYYMRMTQRQTFVHELHLLVDDAYVMLRADSFKGNTAPVEARLLKLSKEIFKVTAPQNAGAGFALGPIVIRSHHDQEIATFDFSPPASDVSLEVYINALSPDDKERLHVRTQKDTQIFLAGDYENLRAGKVTLADMQAEESLIGFSDDTHRQILFVSENYRDNPSLSRPAMSVRLSAGGMKADPIDPNEPEDLVRWTLPQFANKGYDLPLWQQPATPEPVNPSLTDYEAMAVWDAILKSVRIRYGAVAPKPDPWFNPRGPSPEEAAENKRILDEFIASFEKPKPRPGEDG, encoded by the coding sequence ATGAGTACGCGTCGGCTGACGGTTATTTTTGCATGCATGGTGCTTGGCTTTCTTACCGCATGTACCTCCTTCAAACAGCCCAGCGAACAGGAGAAAAACAACGTGAGCGAAATGACTACCCATATGCGTACCTGGGCGCTGGGCCGTGGGCTGATTGATCTGCCCGCCAACTGGACGGGCGGCGGGGATGCGAAGCTGTACTACGGGTTGGGCGCCGATCATTCGTCCGTTGAGGTGCGTGTGTTGGGCGAGGGCGTTACGCAGGCGCGGTTTGATGCCGCGTTGAATGAGCGGGCGCATAGAATCGCGGCAATCAAAAACGATGAAATGAATGATATACCGATGCTGGTTTCGGCTAGGAGAGAGACACCGCAAAGTGTCATGTTGCAGTACTACATGCGCATGACTCAGCGCCAAACCTTCGTCCACGAACTCCACCTGCTGGTCGATGACGCCTACGTCATGCTCCGCGCCGATTCCTTCAAGGGCAATACAGCGCCAGTTGAGGCACGCCTGTTAAAGCTGTCCAAGGAAATCTTCAAAGTTACTGCGCCACAGAACGCAGGAGCAGGCTTCGCCTTGGGCCCCATCGTGATCCGAAGCCATCACGATCAGGAAATCGCCACCTTCGATTTTAGCCCCCCTGCGTCTGACGTATCGCTGGAGGTCTACATCAATGCGTTATCACCGGATGATAAAGAGCGTTTGCATGTTCGCACTCAAAAAGACACGCAAATATTTCTTGCCGGCGATTATGAAAACCTGCGAGCCGGGAAAGTTACATTGGCCGACATGCAAGCCGAAGAATCCCTGATCGGCTTCAGTGACGACACTCACCGTCAAATACTCTTCGTAAGCGAAAACTATCGCGACAATCCCTCCCTGAGTCGCCCAGCAATGAGTGTCCGTCTTTCAGCCGGCGGCATGAAGGCAGATCCCATTGACCCTAACGAACCAGAAGACCTCGTGCGCTGGACCCTTCCCCAATTCGCCAACAAAGGCTACGACCTACCGCTCTGGCAACAACCCGCCACGCCAGAGCCCGTCAACCCCTCACTCACCGACTACGAAGCCATGGCCGTCTGGGACGCGATCCTCAAGTCCGTGCGCATCCGCTACGGCGCGGTCGCGCCCAAGCCGGATCCTTGGTTCAACCCCCGCGGGCCCAGCCCCGAAGAAGCTGCCGAAAACAAACGCATCCTCGATGAGTTCATCGCCAGCTTCGAGAAGCCGAAACCGCGGCCGGGGGAGGATGGCTGA
- a CDS encoding alpha/beta hydrolase, whose amino-acid sequence MTDNPSAPRVAPMTYNARGNPMHTWALTPSHVTDPVHCILPPDGVLPVIFVPGIMGSNLKSKSENLEVSGVPVWRLDAGFLGKNIWLATNWIRKSAGVRQKKLHPLRTDVDNQGAVPKRSAGTVLVPPGRDKKESTLALTKRYKERGWGEVSETSYHAFLLWLEDTLNSEFLPHQWPQFDIQPEHLHTVAVEPGPTHITRLKPETPIGMPGLGANLANQLPSIVSDELVARAGYRMPVHACGYNWLDSNEEAALRLAERIDELMHQYGRNCQQVILVTHSMGGLVARRCAQLPGMADKIAGVVHGVMPATGAPVAYRRCKVGMSDEDPIAGAVIGPTGQEVTAVFAQAPGALQLLPTQNYAPGWLRLIDDHGVSAMPRQPVKDPYEEIYLRRDRWWGLLREEWLKPKGGDSITWEIFAENIKKAKAFHQRISGSYHPQTYVYYGSDDKHRSFESITWQMQRGSRLNGPHASRPDAFTVSSLQMHEVRDEGRSPIYVGWQAEAMPPLRGDPDAPIKTVQTSYWELHCQMQDGSGDGTVPVSSGSAPVKHARNGEVRQQIKAPGFDHEASYASPIAQHFTLYSLIKIAAKAKRPLCVS is encoded by the coding sequence ATGACCGATAACCCATCGGCACCTCGTGTTGCACCCATGACCTACAACGCTCGGGGCAATCCCATGCACACCTGGGCCCTGACGCCCAGCCATGTCACCGACCCGGTGCACTGCATATTGCCGCCGGATGGAGTGCTGCCGGTGATTTTTGTGCCGGGGATTATGGGGTCGAATTTGAAAAGTAAGTCTGAAAACCTTGAAGTTTCAGGCGTCCCAGTCTGGAGGTTGGATGCCGGATTCCTGGGTAAAAATATCTGGCTGGCCACAAACTGGATTCGAAAGTCAGCGGGTGTTAGGCAGAAAAAGCTTCACCCGCTTCGGACTGATGTTGATAACCAAGGTGCTGTGCCCAAACGATCAGCGGGCACGGTCTTGGTGCCGCCTGGGCGGGACAAGAAAGAATCAACTCTGGCACTGACCAAGCGCTACAAAGAACGCGGTTGGGGCGAAGTCAGCGAAACTAGCTATCACGCTTTCCTTCTTTGGCTAGAAGATACCCTGAACAGCGAATTCCTGCCTCACCAATGGCCACAGTTCGACATCCAGCCGGAGCACTTGCATACCGTCGCTGTCGAGCCTGGGCCGACTCATATCACCCGGCTAAAACCCGAAACTCCCATTGGCATGCCAGGGCTGGGTGCCAACCTCGCCAACCAGTTGCCGTCGATTGTCTCGGATGAGCTGGTGGCGCGAGCTGGTTACCGAATGCCGGTGCATGCTTGTGGTTATAACTGGTTGGATTCGAATGAGGAGGCAGCACTGAGGCTGGCCGAACGCATTGACGAACTGATGCACCAATACGGTCGCAATTGTCAGCAAGTGATACTCGTCACTCATTCCATGGGCGGACTGGTGGCGCGTCGATGTGCCCAACTGCCCGGCATGGCCGACAAAATCGCTGGTGTGGTGCATGGGGTAATGCCCGCCACTGGGGCACCGGTCGCTTATCGCCGTTGCAAAGTAGGCATGAGCGACGAAGATCCCATTGCCGGTGCAGTGATTGGTCCGACCGGTCAGGAAGTGACCGCTGTTTTTGCGCAAGCCCCCGGTGCCCTGCAATTACTGCCTACCCAAAATTACGCCCCAGGTTGGCTGAGACTGATCGACGACCATGGCGTTTCGGCGATGCCGCGCCAGCCCGTGAAAGATCCTTACGAAGAGATTTATTTACGCCGCGACCGTTGGTGGGGGTTACTCCGAGAAGAGTGGTTGAAACCGAAGGGTGGAGATTCCATCACATGGGAAATATTTGCGGAAAACATCAAAAAGGCAAAAGCGTTTCATCAACGTATTAGCGGCTCATACCACCCTCAAACCTACGTTTATTACGGCAGCGATGATAAACACCGCAGCTTCGAATCCATCACCTGGCAAATGCAGCGCGGGTCTCGCCTCAATGGCCCTCACGCCTCGCGCCCTGATGCCTTCACAGTGTCCAGCCTGCAGATGCATGAGGTGCGTGATGAGGGACGCAGCCCTATATATGTGGGCTGGCAAGCCGAAGCCATGCCGCCATTGCGTGGCGATCCTGATGCGCCGATCAAAACCGTGCAAACCAGTTACTGGGAATTGCATTGCCAAATGCAGGACGGCTCCGGCGACGGCACCGTCCCAGTGAGTTCGGGCAGCGCGCCGGTCAAACATGCGCGCAATGGCGAGGTTCGCCAGCAGATCAAGGCGCCTGGCTTCGATCATGAAGCCTCCTATGCCAGCCCGATAGCGCAGCATTTCACCCTCTATTCCCTTATCAAAATAGCGGCGAAAGCCAAGAGGCCCCTATGCGTCAGCTGA